In the Neodiprion virginianus isolate iyNeoVirg1 chromosome 2, iyNeoVirg1.1, whole genome shotgun sequence genome, CTAATCGATACCTACTAATTGCTTATCTCTTGAATTAGATTAGAAGCATCTTATCTCAATAGTCAAGTTAGTCTAGAATAATCTTATTTGAGCAGTTACGTTAAAAAGATATTATCTTAGCAGTTTCTTTAAAATCATCTTATCGATATTTCTGCTAATTTTAGACGTGTTCAAAATAAGATTTAACTAATGACTATAAATCAGGTATGTAATCGATATCAATGAGATTATGTGAAATTATGTCTCGTGTATAACCTTGCTTTTTTACAATACAAAACTTTCTTGTTTGAGGAGTCAGAGGCCTATAATGGCGCAGTGTGTTACATTCTGAGAGAAACATTGCGAATTGATTCTGATTCGCTGAGTGATTTATTTATGCTCTTGACTTACGTATTAGTTCGATGTATATGAATCTCGGAAATCTGCTGATCAGCTCCTCAGGTCTTCTCGTTCAGCTCACCCAAATTCTAAGAGGTTGTTAAGTTTTGGGTACAGCCAACCATCactatgcgtgattgaaataattattgatagCAACACTTGGGTTTAATGCACATTTATGTACACAATGCCTTTCATATTCTCGATATTCAGGTTTACAATTACTGTACAAACTGATGGTGATCACTTATTAATTCAGAACCTCTgagacttattgttagtaacAGTTTGTGACTTTAAATTATTCTATGACTTGATCCTATGATTTCTGGAAAGTTCTGATCTGCACCGTCCTGTTCGACATTTTAATCTCTTCTGCTTCCTGTTCGGAATCAGGGTTGAATTGATGGAAAAGTATGTTGAAAAAAGTCGCGTTTTCTCGCGGGTCTAAAGTGATTGGCTGAGGCTGATTAATACTTGATGGTAAGGTTTCTGGTTAGTGAGTAATATCATGCCGGGGTGTAGCGTGAGATGATTGATTTAGGGAGGAAAGCGATGAAGCGCTAATTGGTCGCATCGTCGTCAAAACAAAGGCGCTATCCCTAATTCTGAGAATAAGGCCTTCTGTGTTTATGAACTATGCATCATTTCTCTTCACGCGCTTCCTGTGTTTAGTCTATGGTGTTACCTTAAATGAGTGATGAGATCACGATGAGATTGAAATCTATTGCAAGTGTTTATTGCTTTAAGTCATTGCAGCTAAGATCCTATATTAGGGGTTTTATGTGCAAGCTAATGTTGAAAGGACCATGAAAATTGTATATGCGCTGCTTAATGCTTTATAGATACGAACTTGACTGATGAAAAAAGACTGGCAATATAGAGTGTGAGAACTATCGATACAAGGGTATTGTACGTTATGACGGTCATTGTGTATGTCGGTAATGGTCTAAGAACTATGAAACGAGTACGTAAGGCTCTTTTATGGTAACTGCACGTTGGTAAAAGTAGGGCGCAGAGAGGGTACCGTAGTTATCGGCTAGGACGTAACGGTGTACTATTTGtgattttataaatatcaacttttgcataactttaaaaatgaatgaagCAAATAGCATACACATTTTAGGAATGTTTATACAGATTTGCAATTTGTGTATTCACTACTCTTTGTCAAACACATCTTTTTttaacataaaaattgtaaatttggcACGCAAATTAGTACTTTCTGAAGTAAAGTAAAGtttagtaaaaataaattgtttggGGCATATTTGGAGATTAATAGCAATTAACTTTTCTCCTGCAAATTAGGAATGTCAAGTCTTTGGTGTCGTGAAATAGTAGAAAAATCATAGTCATTTTCAAGGAGGTATGCATAGTGTCATCATGATCCATCAAGGGGATGCATATTCCATTTCTAAATGGGACTTAAATATCTCTAAATATGAAAGTGCACAAACCAGGAATGCAAAAAAAGGAATAACAACAAGATCTGTTTGAACAAAATCACACCAATACCTTCCGATTTTACGCAAAAATGTATTAGTGTTTTTGTTTGGAATGGCACACAGAATATGGCTTTTATACCCTTTTTGTGTTGCAATGCACAGCCTTTGATAATATCCAAATTCCAGATAGAAGACATTACCACAGTAGGTAAGGACTGACTATAGCATCCCCGTAAACAATATGTGCATAATAAAACCATGCGACTAATCTGTTGCTAAACTTCAGACATTATAGACCTGCAGTGGAAGTTGCAggatattattacaattttgttAAACGAAGCTAGTGTTAAAGACAATTATTAGTGTTAATTAAAGTAGTTTCAAGTTCAGGTATTATATTCAGAATAGATACATAACAAATACACTTGAATAACTATTGACGAAAATTTACTGATTAATTACTTCGATCATGTGGGAATTTAAATACAAAACTCTGACCTGAACATGAATATAAATCGCTACAAAGAGTAGCAAGTTGTTTACACAGCATACACTTCAAAGCGGCAAAAATACGATTTATTCTTACAGAACATTTAGATAGGATTATATTATCCAGGAATGAACTCACAGTTCGGAGTTACGCTATTTGGTGTCTAAGCTTTGATTCAATCGACATTCATTTccggaatttgaaaataccaGAAACCGTGGCAGAAAGtgcattaaaaatattaagttACTTATCGCAAAATGCGTAAAATTATTACTCAAACTGTTTTTAACATAATTGCTGAAATAAGATGTTTCTAACGTAATTAAAGAGATAAGCTATTTCTCTTAGCAAGCATCACAATGTTGTACAAGAAAATGTATACAATACTTGGAAGAACAAAAATGATACTTTATTCATACAATACAAAATGTCATATTATTGtctcattatttttctttttttcaacttctttgacgcttttttaattactttcgTTGCAGGGTTCAATTTCGTAaggctttttctttttttagcACTAGGggatattaaatttattgtactGTTTAGATCTGGAATTTTTTCCGCTTcctcttgtttcttttttattttaatttctgtaTTTACCGAATCTTTCGACATAGTTTTTGTATTGGTCGCGTCTAGTACAGAGTTTTCAGTCTCTTGATGACCCTGTAACTTAAGTTTTTTACTATCTATATTTAATGCccccttatttttttttttgcgttctGTGAATggagaaactttttcaataatctttgatttttttcttacgttcTGGGATAAACTATTCATCTTTCGAATATCTGCTGATGTGACAGATTTAGATTTCGGATTCCGTTTTAAgtttttgaaagaattatCCACTATTTCATTCGAAACTTCATCATTGTCAACTTCTATGATAACTTCTTGgcgaattttaaaaatatttttctttgttgctACAGtctgattttcatttataattgATACTTCCTGTTTAACTTTCTGGTTAGCAAACTTCCTTGCTAATACCATACAAGTTATCCTCGCTCCACAATTCTCAGTCGCCAATAAATTTAAACTGTTTTTTGTGAGCCTCCACACTTTCAATTCGCCAGAACTAGATGAAGTTGCAATAATATCATCAGAGCAGGCTATAGCTTTCACTCTAGAATCATgggcaatttttaaataactttttggAGGACTCTCCCAATTGTACAATTGAACTTGCCCGTTATCATGACCAATGATAATCAAGTCATCGTGAAATTCAACGCAAGTGACCCTACACTCAAATTTCGCTTCGTGAATGATTCCGGCGTTTTCAACAGAATACAGAATGAGCATCGAATTTGTGGCAATCAGGTACTTTGTCCCATCTGGGCTCCACTTCGTCACtgttatattttttgcatATGGTCCTAGCTTTGGTATTAAATTAGTCGCATAGGCTTGTCTGCCTTTAACTAAATTCCAAGTTCTGAGTACACCATCACTACCAACGGACAAGGCAAGTTTACCCGACGGATGAATACATATTGTATTGACTGAAGAACCTTTGTGTGCATTTTTCCAATGTTTTTCCAGCTTCCAGTTGCCACAGCGAACTGCCGCTATGCTTCCATCTGTACTACACGTCAGAATGTGCGAAGCATTTGGTGTAAACGCAATACTGTTCACTGTATCTAGATGTAACAGAAACAATATATATCAGGATATATAGGTCCGTCGATGAATTGTGTATCTCGATGGCAAATATCTGTTAACGGGATAAATTGTCTTGCTTTATGAGTTAGTAagcaaaatttcataaataaatttttatgcaatAATAACTGAAGACGTAATGGATTTAGGGGTATGTCAAACAATGCATTCTTTCGGGAATTTTCCGACTGGTTTAGACAAGAAATCATATTATACTTTGATGATACGAAATTTGTTCTTCTGAACCTATTATGATTAATGCTAGAATAGTAAATTAATGGTAATAGTATAGAATTTGTTATAATAATGTTTAAATTCCATTGTAATTTAtcattattgaaattaatgtAATTTACCATTGTGATGAGTCAATTTGCCAGTTTCCATTCTGTTCTGCATATTGTACAAGTAAATTGAATCATCAGCTCCAGCGGATGCTAGATAATGTCTGCTGCTAGCAAGATCTCTGATGCTAGCCTGATGAGTATGGGTAGCAAAATTGCGGATCAATTTGAATCCCTGAAGCGAAAatattcagaaatattttaatttactgACTAGGGCAGCTCCTCAAGTACGCTTTGTATAAAACTAATCATCCCATGAGACCTTTTGATCACGACGACTCTGAGATTGGTAAACATTTAAATATCCTCAGCTTGACCTCCTATAGAGACTACCAAGACCTACTATTCCGATACAAAGTTATTAATAACTAAATCGATTCTACTCCTGAGAATTCAAGATGTTTCACCTTCACATTCCACATGCATTGGCTATGAGAAACGACATCATTTTCCAGGCACCAGTCCTGTTTAACACCTACCTGGCTAAGTCCATTTCAGTGCAATTAAGCAATTTAGCAAATACGAATAGCATATGGATTGATCTGGAGAACATGTCTATCTccttctttaaaaaaattgctgtGGATGCCTGTTTTGATTGTCTGTAATCCTATTGTTTCTGTTATTTCTATATTCTACTACCtatacattttataaattttgttcaatGGATGTACGCTCGTATacatacaataaataaataatttaatgaaattacaTGAATTTTGAACTAGATTGCACCCAAGtgtcgtaaaaaatatttcaagaaatgCATTGATCTCACAATCTTAATTTAACTAGTTCCAATCTAGTTCTGAAAGTACATGCCGTGATCCAAAATTTACACATATATCCAttcagtttatttttcaatgaacaTAACTAGCACTAAATTATCTATTTCAAGTCATGACTTTCATCACTGAAAGGGATGCctagtcgatttcgacgttgatgtacatatctccaaatatctcACATATCTCAACCATAAAAtcagaattgcgtatagaatggGGCTATTAAGCCCTTTTTTGTGTTTGAGATACATGAACTTCGACATTTGGAAATATGTAACAATACTGAAAAGCACACAGTGTACAAAAGACGTGCCGCCAGTCTATCCTCACTATAACGCATATCCCAACGTAAAGGTCAAACAAAGATAGAAATATCCTCCCCAATTAGTGAAAGAGATGGTGTCCTCGTAACTCCATCTCTTTCGTTGTCAATCAAAAAAAAGTATCTGAGTAGGACAAAATCCTCCCAATATTTTATCTTCTCGACGACACTATCTCGAGCAACGCCGCGTTACGGCAAGCTTTTCAGTATTAATATATTTCAGGGGTCGAAATTGACGAGCGCACCGTCTTAACCTAAAAAATGTTGACATGCCTTAATTAGGTCAAGTTTACTCACATCGTCACTGGTTTCTACTCCGTAACCTAGTAAGAACTGTTCGTATGTTCctattataatttcaatattatctAACGTcgtcatttttaaatttaaagcCTACATGTGACAAACGTAACGTCTGTAACAACTGACAACAACTGATATTGCTCTCACTCACGTGGCCCTCAGCAGCAGGGTATGGACTGCTCAGCAGCGGCACGACCATAGACATATAATAGACCGTGGGAGTACGGAGATTGCCCATAGAATAGACCGCGTGACCGGGCTGAGAACTCTGAGAAGTCTATGGCAgaatagaaagagaaagtTGCGTAGTGCACCGCTGTCTTCGTTTAGTCGCGCATGCGTGGGGCACGCATACACTACTGCGAAACTTCGGTtcatggagactagagtaaAGGAGTCCAAACGCATATGGCGGAATCGTCGAAAAGTGGTTCGTGAAAGTGATGAATGATATTGTAGTTCGGGATGTATTCGCAAGCGATACTAGCCCCTGGTTACGAATAGGGTACGCTGACATAGCCCGCAGTGGTGGCGCTGCCAGGCGGTTACAATCCGTGGATTGTTTATCACTTTCACCGACCATTTGGCTAGCATTGCGTTCAGACTCCTTACCTCTAGTCTCCATGCTtcagttattattatatagtcTAATTAACATTTGTGCCgcgttcgaaaattgactgacagtactgtcagcaatattttatcttttttgcGCTTCCAAGTTTGTGGATAGCTCTGactctgtcctagggaattttcagtactgtcagtcaatttacgaacacggcCAAAAGTGTAACGAACGTCTAGTGACATTGGTAAAACGAACAGCGCCACGTCCGACGTCACGTCCGCTAAAACGAACGCGCAAGTGTACACTCCCCACCAAAGTGTAGAAAGTGTAGCTAGCACGAGCAAGCCTTATGCTCCCCACGAAAGTGTAGAAAGTGTAGCTAGCACGAACAAACCTATGGATTCGAAAATTCCTGAAACCCCTGGCCGCTCCCGATTATGCATTTTAgttgtttttcgattttctcgaaaacCGCGTGGGAGCAAATAATGAAAGTATAATGAAATTAAGAGCAATTTGCGAGcatttttttggcaaaaaattttccaagaaatTCGAAGGTCGCAGGCCAACTTCACATAGATTGAATTTGGGGATTTGACTGACCGCTAGTGGTGATTTGACGTTTAGAAAACATGACAATAAGTTCTATGTACTTTCGTAGTAAGACCACTAGTAGGACAGCCGCGAATGACTTTAATCTTGGTATTTTCTCTATGGCATCCGTCTTTTTCCCCCCACCACATTACATGACACTACTCACGCATAATGGCGGAGGGCAGGGCGGAGGGTAATGATAAGGAAGATTCGTCACAAGGATTTTCGAGTTTTCGCTCCCAGCGCAAAATGTCATCTTCATCCGAAGATGAGAATATTCCTATTCCTAAGCGCCCCGGGCCTGACCTTGGAATTGGAGGCCAACCGCTGCAATCTGAAAAGGAGAAGACCGGCGCTAGTCATTCTACAGGTTAGGTTTGATGCTTTGTTGTAATCAAATGCGCGTTATTTGCAGATGACAGATCGAGTTCAAGGCGACTATTAAACAAAAACGAAAGCTAATCATAAATTGGTTATCTAATTATAACGAATTGTTTCACTTCGTATTGTCCTCAAACATTGTCAAGAATGTTATATTAACTTAATTATCAAATAACATCCATTATGATAACTTTTTAAAGCTATAAATTTTATGTGCGAACGAGTTTTCGTAGGTTGTTTTTATCGTGAGTGTTTATACTATTATCTTGAATTTACCAATCTTGttatatttcaatgaaatgtTTATACCAAAGGACCCGATTCAACCATCTGATGCAGACTACGTCATCTTctgtgttgaaatttttttttgtcaccgGAATGACTCAGATGGCGATAAACGACCCAGACTCGTGGAATCAAATTAATTACATCGATCATATTTCATGACATATTCAATCCTATGAATTGTCAAGAAggcgaattttttaaaacacatTTCCACCAATCCTGTCTGACTTACCTAGTCATGCTAATGTCAGATCTTCTTAGATCATTGTTATAAAATGGTTTCGATTTCAGTGACAAGTATTCAGCAACTTACACTAACCCAAAGTAAATCAATAGAATTCAGAATCAAAACTGTAATGTATAGTTCTTTAATTTTCCATTCATATGATTTCTCAAAAGAATGCACAATCCTGTATTATCAATCCTATTTTCTGTTTGCAGCATCAGATTTGCCCCGCAAGAAAGAAAATCCATTCAGTTTTAAGTACTTCTTAAAAAGTGACTTACACACAAATCATCAACACACAGGAGCTAGACCAAAAGTCTACCTACCGTCTTCAGCTAAAGCCGAAGCAGTTTGTTCGAATAACGAAGCAGGAGTATATCCAAGAAATCCAGTCGAATTACCAGACTTTGTACAAGATCATTTAGTTATTGAACAATGCTATTTGAACCACGATGCAAACGTTCAACCAAGCTTGGAAATCGACAATCTTCCAGACTTTGCGTTGAACAGCATGGAACAGAGATCCAAGAAGCAGTGGAACGACCCAAAAAAACGTCAGCTTGAAAATCTGGGTGATTTATCCCTTGATCTTACAATCAGTTTAGAAAAGGGGGAACGGGGAGACAGAGAAGAACGAGGACAACCCGAACTACCCGTTCCCAACGCCGCAAGACCCAGAGCATTGAACTTGCCCAATCTTGAGAGACGTAATGTCGACCCAACCACTTGGTCTGGACCTGTTGGTTAGTTGTTCATTGTTATTACTCTGTGAGAATaatttgcttttattttttggtgtACGCAAATTACCTCAGCAAGATTTCTCGTtgagaaataaagaataagTAATTAAGGTATGCGTGACAAAATGTAATCTGGAAgtcaaacaaaattttaaagacTTTCAgcttaaaatatttaaaaagacTGTTGATCATGAATCTGATCTTCCAAAGGGATAAATAAGTTTTGAATCTGGTCAAGTCGTTAAGTCTTCTACCTTTCTTCctattaagaaaaaatttaatattcactGATGATGCAACTGATTACGTATTCGGATGGAGTCCTGACACAAGGTTTACCGACTGCTAAATGAAGCAAAAATAAGATCTAGTATCCACATTCATATCATGATAGATAAGCTCTATACATAAAACGATTAGGAGAAAACTCGTGAAGTTAGCAGTTTTAAAACGTACTGATGATGTTACAATAGTTAGTCGATTTAATATGCGCCAACAACACTACGAAATTAGCGTAAGTCACGTGAGTACAAATGGGATAGATGCTGTTGAAGCTTCATTAGTCGTGGAAAAGAGAGACGGGAAACACCAAATATCGAGGTGTAAAGCCCCAAGTCCGATCATAATGTGACAAGTAAATCCATGAATTGACAATACAGAAGTACTgtcaaagttatgaatttgcCATTTTCACCAGATAATGTTGACAATTTAAGgttcacaattattttcacaattatctaacttatatttttatcaaatacgccattttgtttcaaaaatattttctccaaacttgtctacaatattttttactttgtcGTGTCAGAGTCCTGAATGCGTAATTAAAACATCTTATGTAAACTGTGCTTGAAGCCACTTTGGAAGTTTGAACTGAGTTGTCCAAAGAGGAAATAAAGTAACTGATAGTAACTACGAATTTAATATTGCTTATATTTACTTACAGTGTTTCTACATCAAGATAGtttctaaatattttgtaaattttgattaaatttgtGTGAAATGTTGAATCTACTGAAGGCATCAAAAGCAGTGCCACAACTccaggtttttttcttttattataagtaaacaatctcttgaaaccCTTTACATATATGTAAACAGATCCTTCCTTAAATAAAACAGGTTGTAAAATGACGTGACACTTTTTTTCCAGCCACATACTTTATACAAGTCTCATTGTTCTCAGGATTCCCATTCGACCTGCAATTACCCTTGGTCGAAGCTAATGTTGGCAATACCAACGGGGCCTTACGAAATAGTTCTCAAACTAGTGAAACGGAAGTCACAAAGTCTTTGCCTGACTTCTTGAGCGATGGTCCAATCCATAACAGAACTAGTTTACCAGTTGAGAATTGCCACAGTCCAGGTTCCCCCGAACAGATTAATCAGAGGGTAAGGATTTGAATTCAATTAGACTTgcaatccattttttttttaaatagtagTACCATTTGTGCTGTTTGCTAGTGACGTATCTGTGCAAGAAATTTGCTATCATTTTATGATGCATAAATCTAGCTGCATGTGAAACTAAACAACTCAACCAAAGTTCGTTTATAAAAAGAAAGTTTGCATGGTTTTGTTTCAGcttattttggaaaatgaacGACTGAGGAGAGAACAGGAAATCATGCAGAGGCAATTAGGCGAGCAATCCAGAAGGTAGTTTAAGTTGATTcagtttttataaattgttttttacctGATACAAAGCATCTTAAAACCCTAGAACAcatgtatctttttttctaccttctAACTCATGACTTATGAGTGGGGTCGACAACAACCCCacacatttctttttcttaaaatCGTTCTGAAAGCAATAATGGGGTTCGTAagtacataaatattttcgtttttttttgtaacgaaACGAATAGTgaagattaaatttaatttcattaaagtatagttggttgaaaatttgattaactACCTTAAAGTGTTAAAAAAACGGCGAAAACAtggtttttcgaaatttttttttttttaatcaacctATGTCCAAATTTTAATCGAGATTTTGAAGagtattttgaatttggaaaatcTGATTTTAGATCCAAATTCAGCGACCTCGAAAACCATAATACTGAGATACAGAAAAtcgatcgaatttttttaccgacacAAAAGCGGCACGGAAATCTCATTTTTGCTGCACTGCTAAGGGGTTAAGTAGCTTGAAGTCTGCAGTATCtatatgtaaatattgtttcaGAATACAGTCGTTGGAATCAGAATTAATCTCGAGGGGGTCTATTGATCACGAAGAAATGGCAGTTCTTGAGAAAACGATTGAACAGGTGGAAGATAATCTCAAAAGAAGTACTGTGAGTAACACAATACAATGATGATCAAATACAATAATTACTGGAATTTCGACAATAGAGATTTGAATACTCACATAGAAATTTAGGCAACAAAAACGAACTTTGCAATATCCATCAAATGAAGTCACACAGATAGTCAGAATTGCGGCTGTGCGTAGCTTTTTCAGACCCACGTTTTATTTGTTTGCCTTTTGGCTGCACAATTAATGAGTTTCATTGTTTTGTATTATCTAATATGAGTTGTATGATAACAGTTCCTTCTTTTGGCTCTTTCATCCTCGATTCCTAAACTAACGATTGACAACTGCTATCACTTTTGCTaagtgattaaaaataaacttgttCTTGACTATCGTTTCATGATCTGTTACTACTTTTGCTCTCTTAGCTGCACCTTGCCTAAAACTTTATTACACTAGGATGCTCACTTGATcggaagaagagaaaatcaGGGAATAGGCATGATAATTTGAGTTCCTGAAATGTACTtgggttgatttttttttttaacaaaatctAAGAATCTCTCTAAGAAACAGGAGTATTCTACCTTACAGAGTGGTTGCCTTACATACTCTTTAATCCTGTAATACGATGTTTTTGTTTGGATAATGTAAGATTTTCTAACATTGAATTATCCAAATTTCCTGTAGTCAAATAATTCTTCAACCCTCCTTAAAAAGTAAGATGTTTTTAATTCCAGAGAAGAGCAGTCAATGCAGAAAGTGCTGTCACATCTTTGAAACAGGACATAAAAGTACTGAGGGtaggtttatttatttatagggTGAATCCTTTTAGAATGAAACTTATTTGGTTTTTCTCTGTATCTCAGGACTACGAAACCtgctgaaataataattatttaatacagTACCCACATGCATCTTAAGCTATGTGTACAGGGTACGTCAGTACAATCTCTGAAAATAAGAGGTGCTTAGTGGGTCTATGGGCACTACCTTGCACCCAATTAGACGAACCACGTTGAAGTGAcattaatattgatattacCGTGGATAAGGAATATGTCCATGTATCAGTAGATACCGTAAGCTATCACTTTTTTATTGACCAACATATCTCTCAATTTAGACAGTTTTCTCTGGAATCTTGAACACCAGTGTTTAAATACGTTTTGTTGTCATTGCAAGTAGTTTGATTGTCATGTgtcattgaaattttactctgaTATCAGTATAGTCTGGTTGATTGGCTATGAGTGACGCCTGTCGAGCAACTAAGCTCCTTCTGTTCTCAGGGTTGTTACTGACATCACATGTACACATTATTTTGATTCGGTGCAGACTCATCTAAATTCTTGGTCGGGAGTGTTGGGCATAAAGAATTTGTTTACTTGAATTGTGAAATCAGATAAATTACACTATGTAAGGGTTTAAAATTTTGGGTATTTGTAGATGCGAATATCTTGAAAGATGTTACgtagaaagaaaagtaagtGTTTAATTACGTCAAGTTCAGAatcttgaaagtttttttacGCACTACTTACACATTAGAAATGAGAATACTCGGTATTtaaaagagttgaaaaaagtgtccatattaattattcaaaaaactgCGAATGTGCTTTAATGAGTTTGTGTACACTTTCGTTTATAACTCATGAATGATGTTTTTATCTGTACAGATTACATGTAACTGTGTTTAATTAGTTTCTGCTTTGATTTAGGCAGAAATGCGGACATTGAGGTTGGAAAATGAAGAACTTCGGTTAAGGATGGAAACTGGATGTGGTGGTAGTGATGTTTCTAATCGAGGCATGAGGAGAATAGCTGACGACCTAAAGACTGCGGCATCTACGGCTGAATTCTCGCTAaggtatttgaaataattgtacaaGTACAATGAATTTGGGATTCTACATTTCggttcattgaaatttttgtcaggGATAAGGCAGGAAAAGCCTATTAATTTTTCTACCCCGACATTGAAAGtttaaaagtaaatatatTGATCACTTATCtacttttgtaaaatttctataaagtTTGGTATGAGACGAAAATAGGTAACATCCACCTGAGGAGTTTTACTAATTGTTAATCTAGTAAAATTTCACGCCAGAAGATCTC is a window encoding:
- the LOC124297168 gene encoding p21-activated protein kinase-interacting protein 1-like isoform X2, translated to MTTLDNIEIIIGTYEQFLLGYGVETSDDGFKLIRNFATHTHQASIRDLASSRHYLASAGADDSIYLYNMQNRMETGKLTHHNDTVNSIAFTPNASHILTCSTDGSIAAVRCGNWKLEKHWKNAHKGSSVNTICIHPSGKLALSVGSDGVLRTWNLVKGRQAYATNLIPKLGPYAKNITVTKWSPDGTKYLIATNSMLILYSVENAGIIHEAKFECRVTCVEFHDDLIIIGHDNGQVQLYNWESPPKSYLKIAHDSRVKAIACSDDIIATSSSSGELKVWRLTKNSLNLLATENCGARITCMVLARKFANQKVKQEVSIINENQTVATKKNIFKIRQEVIIEVDNDEVSNEIVDNSFKNLKRNPKSKSVTSADIRKMNSLSQNVRKKSKIIEKVSPFTERKKKNKGALNIDSKKLKLQGHQETENSVLDATNTKTMSKDSVNTEIKIKKKQEEAEKIPDLNSTINLISPSAKKRKSLTKLNPATKVIKKASKKLKKRKIMRQ
- the LOC124297168 gene encoding p21-activated protein kinase-interacting protein 1-like isoform X1, yielding MGNLRTPTVYYMSMVVPLLSSPYPAAEGHGFKLIRNFATHTHQASIRDLASSRHYLASAGADDSIYLYNMQNRMETGKLTHHNDTVNSIAFTPNASHILTCSTDGSIAAVRCGNWKLEKHWKNAHKGSSVNTICIHPSGKLALSVGSDGVLRTWNLVKGRQAYATNLIPKLGPYAKNITVTKWSPDGTKYLIATNSMLILYSVENAGIIHEAKFECRVTCVEFHDDLIIIGHDNGQVQLYNWESPPKSYLKIAHDSRVKAIACSDDIIATSSSSGELKVWRLTKNSLNLLATENCGARITCMVLARKFANQKVKQEVSIINENQTVATKKNIFKIRQEVIIEVDNDEVSNEIVDNSFKNLKRNPKSKSVTSADIRKMNSLSQNVRKKSKIIEKVSPFTERKKKNKGALNIDSKKLKLQGHQETENSVLDATNTKTMSKDSVNTEIKIKKKQEEAEKIPDLNSTINLISPSAKKRKSLTKLNPATKVIKKASKKLKKRKIMRQ
- the LOC124297169 gene encoding uncharacterized protein LOC124297169 isoform X1 → MAEGRAEGNDKEDSSQGFSSFRSQRKMSSSSEDENIPIPKRPGPDLGIGGQPLQSEKEKTGASHSTASDLPRKKENPFSFKYFLKSDLHTNHQHTGARPKVYLPSSAKAEAVCSNNEAGVYPRNPVELPDFVQDHLVIEQCYLNHDANVQPSLEIDNLPDFALNSMEQRSKKQWNDPKKRQLENLGDLSLDLTISLEKGERGDREERGQPELPVPNAARPRALNLPNLERRNVDPTTWSGPVGFPFDLQLPLVEANVGNTNGALRNSSQTSETEVTKSLPDFLSDGPIHNRTSLPVENCHSPGSPEQINQRLILENERLRREQEIMQRQLGEQSRRIQSLESELISRGSIDHEEMAVLEKTIEQVEDNLKRSTRRAVNAESAVTSLKQDIKVLRAEMRTLRLENEELRLRMETGCGGSDVSNRGMRRIADDLKTAASTAEFSLRQLISGVDNLRLLASTIENMDRIHDSSSDIFPDIEDDNAIGPAL
- the LOC124297169 gene encoding uncharacterized protein LOC124297169 isoform X2; the protein is MCERVFVGCFYPSDLPRKKENPFSFKYFLKSDLHTNHQHTGARPKVYLPSSAKAEAVCSNNEAGVYPRNPVELPDFVQDHLVIEQCYLNHDANVQPSLEIDNLPDFALNSMEQRSKKQWNDPKKRQLENLGDLSLDLTISLEKGERGDREERGQPELPVPNAARPRALNLPNLERRNVDPTTWSGPVGFPFDLQLPLVEANVGNTNGALRNSSQTSETEVTKSLPDFLSDGPIHNRTSLPVENCHSPGSPEQINQRLILENERLRREQEIMQRQLGEQSRRIQSLESELISRGSIDHEEMAVLEKTIEQVEDNLKRSTRRAVNAESAVTSLKQDIKVLRAEMRTLRLENEELRLRMETGCGGSDVSNRGMRRIADDLKTAASTAEFSLRQLISGVDNLRLLASTIENMDRIHDSSSDIFPDIEDDNAIGPAL
- the LOC124297169 gene encoding uncharacterized protein LOC124297169 isoform X3 yields the protein MAEGRAEGNDKEDSSQGFSSFRSQRKMSSSSEDENIPIPKRPGPDLGIGGQPLQSEKEKTGASHSTASDLPRKKENPFSFKYFLKSDLHTNHQHTGARPKVYLPSSAKAEAVCSNNEAGVYPRNPVELPDFVQDHLVIEQCYLNHDANVQPSLEIDNLPDFALNSMEQRSKKQWNDPKKRQLENLGDLSLDLTISLEKGERGDREERGQPELPVPNAARPRALNLPNLERRNVDPTTWSGPVGFPFDLQLPLVEANVGNTNGALRNSSQTSETEVTKSLPDFLSDGPIHNRTSLPVENCHSPGSPEQINQRLILENERLRREQEIMQRQLGEQSRRIQSLESELISRGSIDHEEMAVLEKTIEQVEDNLKRSTRRAVNAESAVTSLKQDIKVLRKCGH